The following are from one region of the Nicotiana tomentosiformis chromosome 7, ASM39032v3, whole genome shotgun sequence genome:
- the LOC104114658 gene encoding GDSL esterase/lipase At5g45910-like, whose translation MASLTNHCFFIFLLVISSFFFAQAETSPFYSIYSFGDSDSASTSDHLAAVLGLPSLQHYTKEGVEFESGISFMTPGATVMSPFSFIKNGIPAPQQSHHSQISAFMKLFYKDCFSFHDCGRNKVLQKAIVFMDQPGFNDYKHSLLHTKSISEVSKLVPDVVETIKSSIEQLIKDAEAKHFVVSGIIPIGCLPGFRTMFPDNSRKIQCHKGLNLFATLHNDHLWQALEELRLKYPEVEIIYTDYFKGFMAVLHNHAFLGFKTKTLMKVCCGSTGSGPFNFDPLRQCGEKGAVACSDRASHIHWDGYRLTPEASKNMIDTLFSKNGFVFPEFKFSTNHHTAAAERHRSKVYGRFRDGLRHLLELHANNVVDY comes from the coding sequence ATGGCTTCCCTTACCAACCATTGTTTCTTCATCTTTCTATTAGTGATCTCCTCTTTCTTTTTCGCGCAGGCTGAAACTTCCCCGTTTTATTCCATTTACAGCTTCGGAGACAGTGATTCTGCTTCTACTTCTGATCATTTAGCCGCTGTGCTTGGTCTGCCTTCTCTACAACATTACACCAAAGAAGGCGTTGAGTTTGAGTCCGGTATTAGTTTCATGACGCCTGGAGCAACAGTTATGAGTCCCTTTTCCTTCATAAAGAATGGCATCCCAGCGCCTCAGCAGTCTCATCACTCGCAGATTTCCGCCTTTATGAAACTCTTCTATAAGGATTGCTTCTCTTTTCATGACTGCGGCAGGAACAAGGTTCTTCAGAAAGCTATCGTCTTTATGGATCAGCCTGGTTTTAATGATTACAAGCACTCTCTTTTGCATACAAAATCTATTTCCGAAGTGTCCAAACTTGTCCCTGATGTTGTGGAGACAATCAAAAGTTCTATCGAACAACTGATCAAAGATGCAGAGGCCAAACACTTTGTGGTTTCTGGAATTATTCCAATTGGTTGCCTTCCAGGTTTTCGAACGATGTTTCCCGATAATAGCAGGAAAATTCAATGTCACAAAGGACTAAATTTGTTCGCAACATTGCACAATGATCATCTATGGCAAGCGTTGGAGGAGCTGCGATTGAAGTACCCTGAAGTTGAGATCATATATACAGATTATTTCAAGGGGTTTATGGCGGTTCTACACAATCATGCGTTCTTGGGATTCAAGACTAAGACGTTGATGAAGGTTTGTTGCGGAAGTACTGGAAGCGGTCCTTTTAACTTTGATCCTCTGAGGCAATGTGGAGAGAAAGGAGCTGTAGCATGTTCAGATAGGGCTTCGCATATACATTGGGATGGATATCGATTAACACCTGAGGCTTCAAAGAATATGATTGATACTCTCTTCAGCAAAAACGGTTTTGTATTTCCAGAGTTTAAGTTCTCAACAAATCATCATACAGCTGCAGCAGAAAGGCACcgttccaaggtttatggacgATTTAGAGATGGTCTAAGGCATTTATTGGAGTTGCATGCTAATAACGTAGTGGACTACTGA